CAAGGGATTGGTCACTCTCCTTCAAGTATACACTAATTTGAAGataagattattatattagtCATGTGACTGGTTTGAATTCAATCACATCCgatttgagttagaatttttttcataaattatccTACACAAGTCTATGTGAATTTCACTACTTTCCTCTAGTTTCACTATGACAAGTAGCTAATATGATCAAAAGGCTATTCCTTCATCTAAGTCCtaagtgaaaaagaaatgtatagAAAGGCAAATCAAAGTCTCATGCTACATATGTTTCCATCTCCCATCACATGCAAAGGGATAAAAGCATATACCAATGAAGCCGACATCATCTCGATCCTCCCCTTacctcaaactaaattaagtaATGTCACAATCAAGAGGTACTTACTGTAGGCAGTTGCGTGTATGGAAGGCCAAAAAACAAAGTACTCACATTTGTGTTGCTGAGTTCCAGATTATAGAAATCCATCGTTTTCTCAAGAAACAATGGCCCAGCATGCCATGTACCCCGATTGAGCTTCAGAAACTTGGGACCTGAAATTCTGAAGACACGCACATCATCAATCGCTGGAGGGAGGTAGAAATGGCCGCAGTGTGATTGCACGACATCAGCTCCAACGGTGCCCTTAATTTCAGTTGGATCGAGAATAGATGGTTTTGCAACACCAAGATACCAGACGTGACCACCAATCGAACCAAGGCATTGGGTCACGCTGGCGTGGTGTGTGATTGTGGAGAACTTGAGAGGCCGGTCTTCAAGATGCATGATATAAAACCTGATCAAATGCATTGACATTATCGTCATTCATCTCTGAAGTTAGCCATTTTAAGATTTAAAGAGAACAGAAAAGCTAGTGTAAGACAGTAGTAGATAGAGTGTTAGCAAAAGCTGCCCATCTTCCAAGGAATGCTCAATTGTGGATGAGAATGAAAAACAACACTTAATTCCAAACTAGCCTTACTTAAACCTCAGACCGCAACTTAAAACAATTATAAGTGCACCACATAGTTCCAAAGTCGCCTAAATCAAGAACTTTACTATGATAAAAACCATTTCTTAAATTAGCTAGCCTAAAACTGGCCTTACTTAGACTTGGGATTGGGACAATTATACGCAGACAACCTTTTTCAACAGGAAGATATGTCAACATTGACACTCTGAAGTTTATTGCAGACACACTTGTTTGTGCTGAATCCATCTAACACCATTGGATTATACTTAACTTTCCCTCACAATTCAATGGTCAGTGACAATAGGTTCACAATTTTCactacttataatttttcatatttaacaaAGGAGACACGGAGAAACCTACTTTGCTATCATTTGAATTACTTATTCAGCTTACTAGTTACATGTTTATActctttattttccttttcgtcaccaaaaattaattcctcCCAACAAGAGAATATACAGTGCCTGAAATGATTCTGCAACAAGAGACTGCCGGCATAGCATCACCTAATTGAATTCCGCCACTTCTACCACTAAACTCAGTCaaaacaacacacacacacacacatagacTACAAAAACACTTTACAGTTAGGGGAGACCTACCTCGGAATGCCATGGGAGAGGTCGAGCTGCGCGTCGCGTGGCCCGAACTCATCGCCGTCCGGTGAAGCCTCCACCACTTGTCCGAATTCTCGGAAGCTCTCCGGGGTTGCTTCAATAGGCTTAAGTTTTACCACCGCCGGAGAAGACGGCGTCGCGCTCTCTCCGGGGGTTTCCGTCGCCATCTGATGTTGGTACGAGGACGAAATCTTGATAAATTTGGTACTGTATCTGATTCTAAAGGCGTGAAGATAAAGGGAACGAGATTGTGGGCACACAGGAAAAAAGGGTCTCCGGCTCAAACTTGCAGAATCTATCAAGGTGGGAGGGCGCACGTCGGCGGCAACGGCGGATTTGGGCGGCGTGTGGGACAGGTGGTGGATTGCCAACCGCTTCATGTGGCTGCATATACATAGGAAGTCTACTTCAGTAAATGTTTGTGGTGTGGTTTCATTCCTACTTTAATTTCTCTCTAcctttaaattatcaattttttcttgaatttgatcttattataataaaataattggtattaaaattttataatgatttttacaaacactacctctatttcaaattattattttgggttaaatatactttgcaccctgaactatatattttgtcccatttatatttttaaagtatgaaaaataacaaaatttatctgacaaaataatttgacatcgacaagataaaaatgcctcatattttattttaaaaataatatttataatttatatttttttataacttatgaaacacaaaaaaatatttataagcttTATGCagatatattttacaaagtaaataaattatgttaaaaagtacatataaatatgtgtcaATACATgatgcatataatattatagaaaacgtatattatataacttataaatttttactcaatTACATGtacacataataaaatatcatatcattacttaaaaaatatagaatattatatattaattacattataaatttgcatattttatagtatatatgtttaatataatattttaaatttgtatggataatttatttttaaaaaaaagttcaacatatataataaaaaataggttGGCCCAAAGAGGCTCAAGcgatccaaaaagaagaaagaaatgagaggTCCGTAACATTTTAAGAGGTCCAAGAGGATCTGGCAAGCGTCCTTGGAAGGTGCCCTCCCTAGAAAGTAGACAGGCGGGCGGCTTTGGCGGGTGCTTCCAGAAAATAGATTGGCAAAGGAATGAGGTTGAAGgcatctctctctcatttggCCCATGAAGAGATTTAAAGCTTAAACTAGGCCCACCAATCCATGATGAGGACAACCCACTGAAAAATTACTAGGCTCAGCAAAAGGAAAATCTAGTACACTAAGATCGGCCCAAGAAAGAGGCCTGGTACAAGGTTTGCCTTCCAAGCCCAACCCTAGAGGAAGGGAGGCGCCCTAAAAAAGTTGGACTCCTTAACCTAGAAGGACTCCTTGCAGAGCAAGAGTCCTCATATAGAGGGAGTCCTCTTCCAACCAAAGATATACTGCTCAAGTCAAGGAGGAGATAAAATCGTGCCTTATCCCGtatttttgctttctttctcGAAAAGGCAGGTCACCATAAAGTTCCTACGAAGAGGTACTcattctctataaatacaggcaGCACCAAGAGGTACACCTTAGTCCACCAAGAGGGATACCTTTCGTCCTCCAACAAGGACGCTTTTTGCAGTCCTTCAATAAAGACACCTTCAATCTTCCAACATGGACACCTTCTTCAATCCTCCAACAGGAACGTTTTCAGTCCTCCAACAAGAACACCTTCAATCCCTTTACTTGGACTCCCTCTAGAATCTGGAAGACCATTCTCTCTTCTTGCTTTAGCATTCGAATTGCACCTTTAGCATGATTTTCTCTCACAAAATTGCTTACTCTATcatgattatttttctcttaaatttgatattaatttgggCATTGGAGTACTAATGCCTTTTTTGGATGTCCCCCTTCAGGATTGGTATCTGCTTTAACCCAAGTTTTGAGCATAGTTCATATCAATTGGACTCGTATGTTTTTTGAACACACTAATAATATTATCctcttgaatttataaaattattatttaaaaaaatatttttaaatatttaaaatagtaatacTACTTGGTCCACTAGTTCCAACCCCATGGCCTAAATCCAGTCCAAAATTTTCTTAGGGGGACGGGTTCCAGGTTTTAGTAAATTCATCCGACACCTACTTTgttgattaatatattgacCGTTATAGTTTTTTGCCGATATTTGTTATAGTTATTTGTACAATAATAATGTGATTATAAtggattgaattaaaaatatatgatgtatttttaagaaaattaataattatttattccaaaatagttaaaaaaatggaaCCTTCTTCTCCCCTCCCCAAAACCCCTATACCTCTGCCATCAATAAAACCTAATCAAAAACCTCAAGCCAAGGAACTAtgtccaccaccaccaccaccaccgacGGCGGCAATCCGACGCCTTTTATTTAACCCAACGGAACTCGTATCCACCATTACCACCGTCCTCAAAAGTTCCAACACCACTACCTCCCCCTTGCACGCTGCCCTCTCTCCCTACCTTCCCTACCTAACCCCACCCGTCATCCACTCCATCCTCTCCTCCCCCGCCCTCCACCACCAGCCTTCCGCCTTGCTATCTTTCCTCAATTGGGTCCATTCTCATTCCACCCTCAAAAGCTTTACCCCCCTACCACTCCCTCCTCTCCTCTCCCTCCTCTCCACCCTCATTTCCCACCATAAATTCGATGACGCCAAGAGTATTCTTCAATCCCAGATCACTGCCGAACATCCCCACCACCAGCTCCACCGTCACCTCCTCCACCCCGCTCCGCCTCTTCCGCCGCCGTCGAAAGCCCTTTTAAACACCTGCATTTTCGCTTATTGTCGTTCTGGGTGGCCCCACCTCGCTGCAcagattttcaagaaaatgaagcgCCATAAGCTTCGGCCAAATTTATTGACTCTCAACACTTTGCTGAGCTCTCTGGTAAAGAAGAACCCTTCTTCTCGGTCTTCACAGTTTTGTAAAGAATTGTTTAATGATGCATTGAAGCTTGGTGTGTCGCCTAGTGTggttacttttaatattttgattagtgGTTACTGTTTAGAGTATAAGTTTGGGGATGCAATGCAGTTGTTGAGGAAGATGGAGGACGATTTTAAGTGTAAACCAGATAATGCGAGTTATAACACTATATTGGATGCCCTGTGTAAGAAGGGGAAGTTGCATGATATTCGTGATTTATTGTTGGATATGAAGAGCAAGGGTCTTTTTCCTAATAGGaatacttataatattttggttgaTGGGTATTGTAGGATGGGGTGGTTGAAGGATGCAGCTAAGGTTGTTGAGTTGATGACTCAGGATAATTTGTTGCCAGATGTTTGGACGTATAATATGTTGATTAATGGGTTGTGTAACACGGGCAGGATTGATGAGGCATTTAGGCTAAGAGATGAGATGGAGGGACTGAAGTTGTTACCTGATGTCATTACATATAACACTTTGATAAATGGGTGTTTTGAGGCAAAAAAGAGTTCGGAGGCTTTCAAGTTGGTGAATGAAATGAAGGAGAAAGGAGTGCAACCCAATGAGGTTACTCACAACATCATGATTAAGTGGTATTGCAAGGAAGGGAGGATGAAAGATGCCAGTGAGGTGGTAAGGAGGATGGAAGAGACTGGATTTTCACCGGATTGTGTCACCTACAATACTTTGATTAGTGGATTTTGTAAAGCAGGTGATTTGGCGGAGGCTTTTAGAATGATGAATCAAATGGGTGCGAAAGGCTTGAAAATGGATACAGTGACGCTCAACACTGCTCTGCACAATCTATGCCGGGAAAGAAAGCTTAATGATGCATATGACTTGCTCAGTTCTGCGAATAAGAGAGGCTATATTGTAGATGAAGTGAGCTATGGTACTCTGATTGTTGGGTATTTCAAGGAAGATAATGCAGATAGAGCTATGAAGGTTTGGGATGAAATGAAGGAGAAAGAGATAATACCTAGTATTATCACTTATAATTCTGTAATTGGTGGGCTCTGCAAGTTGGGCAAAACAGATACGGCAATTGCTAAGCTGAATGAACTGTTGGAGAATGGATTGGTTCCTGATGAAACCACATACAACACCATTATACATGGGTACTGCTGGGAGGGTAACGTGGAGAAAGCATTTCAATTCCACAACAAGATGGTTGAAAAGTCTTTTAAGCCTGATATCTATACTTGCAACATTCTTCTTCGAGGGTTGTGCAGGGAAGGGATGCTCGAAAAAGCTATCAAACTCTTCAACACATGGATTTCGAAAGGGAAAAACCTTGATGCTGTGACATACAATACATTAATAACAGCCTTATGCAAGGAAGGAAGACTTGAGGATGCTTTGGGCCTTGTTGCTgaaatggaagaaaagaaattaggtCCTGATAGTTATACATTTAACGCCATTGTTGGTGCTCTTAATGATGCTGGAAAAACTAAAGAAGCTGAAGAACTTTTATCAAAAATGGTCGAGAGGGATAAACTGGCTCAAAATTTGAAGCAGACTGATGATAGACAAAGTTTGGTTACTAATGAACCTTCAGATGAATCAGATTCAAGTACTATCGCTTATTCAGAACAGATTAGTGAGCTCTGTGCTGAAGGGAGATACAAAGATGCCATGCATATCTTTATGGAACAGACTCAGAGGGGTATAACTGTAAATAAGTCCACCTACATTACTTTAATGAGCGGACTCATTAAGAGGAGGAAAAGTATTTTGAAACCTGGTTAATTGTGTATTGGTTTGTACTTCCTTTGGCTCCAGGCAGTGAACATGTTTCACTTCATCATTGCAAACGCACTACGTGTAACTTAGGTATATACTTTTCCCTTGGCTTTGTATGTAAGAAAACACCAGTAGCTTTCATTGCTTCTTGTTCGTAGCTTAACCCATTGTACTGATGATTGGGGAAGTTTCGCTTTGTGGTTTCTGTGTGTATTATCAATGTAGCCGTAACAACAAATTCATTactttgtttttgtgtttttcctGCTAGTGTCAATTTCCATTACTGAAAGAGCATACCTTCTTTCCTACATCTTTGAACATGGCATTGTAATGATAGGATATAGATTCTTAATTAAGTTCTGGTGTAAGCTCTATGTCATTTTATTGAACCCCCTCTTTATTGTCATTTTAATTTGCAAACAACTTAAATCTGTCTATTTTCTGAATGCAGTTAAAACGGTCGTGCTCTGCAGTAATGGTTGTAGCTGCCTATGTGAGTGCCTCCGTGCTTTCAAATGTAGCAAAACGATGATCTACTTTACCGTGCCAACTCCAGGCTCAGACTTCTACACCTGAAAGATTCTTTTGGGAACAATGTCAATGGACTTGATGATCCAGTGCTCATTCACTGGTTCAGAGTAACCGAGGTTGGTATTGTTAGGGTGATCTGTATTCCCTTAAAATAGCTGCTCATCATGAACTATTACTTATGGGAAAGTGTTTTGATTGGACATGGATACACCTTCAGGTAGAAATGTGAAAATCTTGTTGGTGATCCCTTATGGAGATTTAAGCATTGTCTCCAGGTATTAGGAGCAGCAAAAGAGAGTTGAAGACTGAGGTTGGTTAGCAATTTCCTGTTCCTGATTTCTATTAATTTGCAGACTTTTTCCATCTTGTGACAAATTCATTTATCATGGACAAGATAAAGGTGTAATTATACGCTGTACATTCAAGTAAATACTGAAAAGATATCAGCCAGGTTGACTAATGATTACCTTTTTCCCTCTATTGGAAACTGTTTTAGTAGGAGTAGTTTATAAAGATTTGGTCTTGTGTGTGTGCAGGAAAAATGCACGCCTTTGTCGATGCTTCACTATCAGTGTGACTATATGCTACTGATATCTTGGATGTCCTGTGTGATGTCCTATTTGGCTTTCATTCTGATTTGATCATGAATAACTACCCACAGATGTCAAATTTGGCTTTGGTtgtaatttgatcatgaaCAACCAGTATACATTGTACTCAAGTATGACAAATTGAAAACCATTGTAACTAAAgcattttatcttaatatgtTACTTCTCACCATAATGAGTCAACTATCCCATGTAttgattagttttttattcCATTGTTTAGGTAGGCCCCTATTCATTGTTGTGATTGTTGTAAAATTCTGGGTGATGACCCAGAGCCTGTATTTTTCATTGAGTACTTCGTTTGCCTACTCTGGGATTTGTAGGTGGCACCTTTTTTTGGTGAAACTACTAGAATCTTATTGTTATCTCTGTGCAAATTTGTGGTGCTCTTAACATCATTATTTCTCTTCTATCTGTGAGCTCCTCTTGATGGCTATACTTTGGTTTCCACCatgttttcatgtattttcCAATAACTTCCCTCCTGGAAGAGAGTTGCGGCCTGGACTAAAAGTTGTAAGAGGATAAATC
The Sesamum indicum cultivar Zhongzhi No. 13 unplaced genomic scaffold, S_indicum_v1.0 scaffold00467, whole genome shotgun sequence genome window above contains:
- the LOC105180257 gene encoding uncharacterized protein LOC105180257; translation: MKRLAIHHLSHTPPKSAVAADVRPPTLIDSASLSRRPFFPVCPQSRSLYLHAFRIRYSTKFIKISSSYQHQMATETPGESATPSSPAVVKLKPIEATPESFREFGQVVEASPDGDEFGPRDAQLDLSHGIPRFYIMHLEDRPLKFSTITHHASVTQCLGSIGGHVWYLGVAKPSILDPTEIKGTVGADVVQSHCGHFYLPPAIDDVRVFRISGPKFLKLNRGTWHAGPLFLEKTMDFYNLELSNTNVVDHTTHNFVNKNKVVFSIGE
- the LOC105180259 gene encoding pentatricopeptide repeat-containing protein At2g16880-like, translated to MEPSSPLPKTPIPLPSIKPNQKPQAKELCPPPPPPPTAAIRRLLFNPTELVSTITTVLKSSNTTTSPLHAALSPYLPYLTPPVIHSILSSPALHHQPSALLSFLNWVHSHSTLKSFTPLPLPPLLSLLSTLISHHKFDDAKSILQSQITAEHPHHQLHRHLLHPAPPLPPPSKALLNTCIFAYCRSGWPHLAAQIFKKMKRHKLRPNLLTLNTLLSSLVKKNPSSRSSQFCKELFNDALKLGVSPSVVTFNILISGYCLEYKFGDAMQLLRKMEDDFKCKPDNASYNTILDALCKKGKLHDIRDLLLDMKSKGLFPNRNTYNILVDGYCRMGWLKDAAKVVELMTQDNLLPDVWTYNMLINGLCNTGRIDEAFRLRDEMEGLKLLPDVITYNTLINGCFEAKKSSEAFKLVNEMKEKGVQPNEVTHNIMIKWYCKEGRMKDASEVVRRMEETGFSPDCVTYNTLISGFCKAGDLAEAFRMMNQMGAKGLKMDTVTLNTALHNLCRERKLNDAYDLLSSANKRGYIVDEVSYGTLIVGYFKEDNADRAMKVWDEMKEKEIIPSIITYNSVIGGLCKLGKTDTAIAKLNELLENGLVPDETTYNTIIHGYCWEGNVEKAFQFHNKMVEKSFKPDIYTCNILLRGLCREGMLEKAIKLFNTWISKGKNLDAVTYNTLITALCKEGRLEDALGLVAEMEEKKLGPDSYTFNAIVGALNDAGKTKEAEELLSKMVERDKLAQNLKQTDDRQSLVTNEPSDESDSSTIAYSEQISELCAEGRYKDAMHIFMEQTQRGITVNKSTYITLMSGLIKRRKSILKPG